CCCTGAGCTGCGGAAAATGTGCCAGTTCACGGGCAATGTCACCTGCTAGCCGAAACTAAGTAAGATGAAATCGATAAACACATAAATCAGGGACACTGATAACACAGCCAGTTGCCTCAGGGACTCTGCAAAAGcttagcatacttttaagggTAGTCAATTGTTTTTTGCGAATCTGTGCCATCtttattaaagtatatatttatctacTCTTTACAGTTGGAACTTTAGCCAGTTTTTGTGCGATATGTGGAACAGTTTTGATGTGTACTTCTCAACAGCgagcattttgcatttatgctGCATATCTGTGGATAGGTAAATATTCTGATTATGAGACTCTCAgcgttttcatttcatttcgccTCAGCAGCAACCAATGTCAAACACttgaaattgtaataaaactGAGATCTATTTCCCATATTGCAGATATTATGCGATTGTAAAGCCACTTAAGTATCCGATTTGTATGACAAAACGTGTGGTTGGCATAATGCTGGTAAACATCTGGATACCGCCGGCCTTTCTCTCGTTTCTGCCCATATTCATGGGCTGGTATACGACCGATGAGCATGAACAGGACGTGCTAAATAATCCGGACATGTGCAACTTTCAGGTGAACAAGTACTATGCCGTCTTATCGAGCTCAATTTCGTTCTGGATACCCTGCACCATCATGATATTCACCTATCTGGCCATTTTCCGCGAGGCCAATCGACAGGAGAAGCAGCTGATGATGCGCCATGGAAATGCCATGTTGATGCATCGACCCTCGATGCAGCCATCAGGTAAGAAAGCTTGAGCAAATCTCTCAAATTACGAGTGAGACTAATGTCGGTGCTTATACATCATATACATTATGTCATCTTTGTCAGGCGAGGCACTGAGTGGCTCGGGCTCATCGAAAACGTTGACAATGCATGAGGTCGAGCAGGAGCATACCCCGACAAAGGACaaacatttaatcaaaatgaagCGGGAGCACAAGGCCGCACGTACTTTGGGCATCATTATGGGCACCTTTATACTCTGCTGGCTGCCATTCTTTCTGTGGTAAGTGTTCTGTGTTCTGTGTTCAGTCACCCGCTGGCATGGGATTtcagtataatttatttaatgtcgcgcatgcataattaaatattactcatacgccatgGCACGACACTCTTTTTGGGTTCGCGTGGTTTTTAATGTATCATAAAGGGCTGTTGAACTCTTTAAATACTTGAAATTTATGCacattctgttttttttttttatattttactcaGGTATACTCTTTCCATGACCTGCGGTCCGTGTCAGGTGCCAGATATTGTGGTCTCGATACTCTTCTGGATTGGCTACTTCAACTCGACACTTAATCCGTTGATCTACGCATACTTTAATCGCGATTTCCGTGAAGCGTTCCGCAATACATTGCTGTGCTTGTTCTGCAATTGGTGGAAGGATCGTCACATGCCTCTCGACATTGACATACGCCGCTCGAGTCTGCGCTACGATCAGCGGGCCAAGAGCGTCTACTCGGAGAGCTATCTCAACTCGACAACTCCATCGCATCGCCGGCAGTCGCAGCTGCCGGAGAACTTATAATACAGGGACGAGGCGCTGCTGACGCCCATtgctcagcagcagcagagatTGGCAGCTGGCGGCTATGGTGCCTCCGGTGCTGGTGCCGGCGTTGGAGCCGGACTTGGAGCCGGAAGCGGGTCCGGTGCCGGTGCCGGTGCCAGGATAGGCGCCTCAGCCAAGCCGAACATGGGAAACCTATCTGCCGACGATGTGCAGGAGATACAAATCGAAATACCCATGGAGTATATCAACAAATGGAACAAGAATAATAATGCAGCATCAGCCACGGCCTCCAGTCATGTGTAAGAGACTCAGCTGATGGCAATGACAATGAATTCAGAGAATGCCTGAAACTTGCGTCAAACgaataaatgcaattacaattttccattaattttttaaattaatatgctGTTTGCATTCACATTGTACATACTATTTAAGTCAACGTTATGAAATCACTCGACAAAGcgtgttatttttgttttttttttttgccatcagTGTACACAGTGCACtttatactcgtactcgttaaAATGTTGtctgctttattttttctgtgtaaattattatttttctttacacTTAACAGAGCTTTAATTTACTGCTTGtgacaaacagaaaaaaaacaattaaaaagaaaaaaatattttttaatttattatttattttagtattgTATTCAGACTTTAATGCCGATAGACATCTCTTGTATATAGTTaatgtttttgtataaattctacaacttatttaaaataagctcAGGTTGTAAAACGATTAAGcgttaacaaacatttctatacCCAGCAAAACTCGTGAGACCCTCTAAAGAGTTTGCTGCATCATTCACATGGCAATCAAAAAATTGAGCTAAGCGTGTATTTAAGCAAACTTGACGTGACACAACCAAGCAACAGAACAACCGATATTACCAAAATTAAaccttaaatttaaactttaacttAAGCTGTGCCAATTAACTAAAGCTAAACACAAAACTACAAACTAGAATGCGAACGAAATACAACTAAGGCGTTTGGCAATACTCGTAATATAACCAAACGAATCATAGATATACATTTATAGATGGCACacaaatatgcaattaaattgacGAAACTAAAcccaagaaaaataatatatacttaGACAATTGTAGTAGAAACCCGGCAAATGTTGCTAATTGAACGACAATcgtatgcaataaaaaaatgctcaaaatatatgaatataaattatagaaCATTTcatagttaaacaaaaaatagaaatcataaatttaaaattataaagtggcagttaaaatcaaaactaatctAGTGACATTTagagtaaaagtaaaagttaatCTAGTTCAAGTCCATCGATATCAATATTGATATGGATATCTAGTTATCTAGTTAATTGAGGACAAgtgtgtattaaatttaattactgtGCAAAGTGTTTAACGTGAAATTCTAGTGTGTGTtaacatgtgtgtgtttgtgcattGAATATCAGACAAGGCAATTGCGTTGCAGTTCCTGGAATTAAGTTGACTGTGTAGCCTGTAAGAGGAAGGCTTGTGCACTGCTTACAAAGTCAGCAACTTGATTCCAGCAATTGCGGCCCAAGCTCAACATTGGACAGTGTCGGATGACACAAATACATGAATTcctaaacattaaaatatacaattcgAACCGAAACTGTTTGCAAAACAATTGTCTATCCTTTgttacttaatttataaataaaagaacacaaataaaacaagttgAAACTAGAAAAGCCAAGCAACATTTCGCTATTGTATTTATACCACattattattgctattattattttcaaacttttaaattgaacaaactgaaaccaaaagaaaaaaaagaaatcttattgttagaaaatataatgaaatgcgaatataaattatacagtATATAGTAAATTATTCACAAGCCACAAGGATTCTGTTGTTTACTTTGATTCTAGTCCCCCAACAAGTTGTTGAAAAGAACAGGA
The genomic region above belongs to Drosophila innubila isolate TH190305 chromosome 3R unlocalized genomic scaffold, UK_Dinn_1.0 2_E_3R, whole genome shotgun sequence and contains:
- the LOC117789740 gene encoding octopamine receptor beta-2R; translated protein: MQCVELSRLPALPTAAATTTMRHRTSATRIRKRLCRRCTPWTESETGLESPTESGSGSASGTESQSRAGTTGRRTITATTSNSSNLNLTLIGTAATLATAAMLHTANALNATSSVAQPLHGTATPTPMPATHELNATLLSSNNSRAQLDAKVVEDWFDDVLWVLKAFVMLFIMIAAICGNLLVIISVMRVRKLRVITNYFVVSLAMADIMVAIMAMTFNFSVQVTGRWNFSQFLCDMWNSFDVYFSTASILHLCCISVDRYYAIVKPLKYPICMTKRVVGIMLVNIWIPPAFLSFLPIFMGWYTTDEHEQDVLNNPDMCNFQVNKYYAVLSSSISFWIPCTIMIFTYLAIFREANRQEKQLMMRHGNAMLMHRPSMQPSGEALSGSGSSKTLTMHEVEQEHTPTKDKHLIKMKREHKAARTLGIIMGTFILCWLPFFLWYTLSMTCGPCQVPDIVVSILFWIGYFNSTLNPLIYAYFNRDFREAFRNTLLCLFCNWWKDRHMPLDIDIRRSSLRYDQRAKSVYSESYLNSTTPSHRRQSQLPENL